The Flavobacterium sp. 1 genome contains the following window.
CTTTTTCTGCTTTTATGAAATTAGAAAAAGTATATGGACTTTCGGAAATTACCAGACATAACATGTATACTTCTACAGAGATTAGCGGTGCAGCTGCTCCAGGATACAGCAGTGGAACAGCTATTAAAGTTATTCAGGAAGTTGCTGCCGAAAAATTGCCGAGAGGATATGATATTGACTGGGCAGGTATTTCTGCTGATGAGGTTGCGCAAGGAAATCAGGCCATTTGGGTTTTCCTTATCTGTTTAGGATTCGTTTACTTGGTTTTAGCCGCTCAATACGAAAGTTTTATATTGCCTTTGTCAGTAATTTTATCATTGCCGGCAGGTATATTTGGTGCTTTCCTTTTACTGAAATTTACAGGTTTGGAGAACAACATCTATGCTCAGGTTGCGATGGTAATGCTTATTGGTTTATTAGGTAAAAATGCCGTATTGATTGTAGAGTTTGCGATTCAGAGGCATGCTGCAGGCCGAACAGTTTTAGAAGCTGCAATGGAAGGAGCAAAAGCAAGGTTCCGTCCTATTTTGATGACTTCGTTTGCTTTTATTGCCGGTCTACTTCCGTTAGCGTTTGCAACAGGACCAGGTAAAATTGGCAACAGAACTATTGGTACTGCTGCAGCAGGAGGAATGCTTATAGGAACAATATGCGGTGTATTTATAATTCCCGGACTGTATTATATTTTCGGTAAAATAGCGGAAAGATTCACCTATGTTAAAAATCAAAAAGAAAATCCATTAACCGAAGAATTTGATGATAATCATGCAATATAATAAGTCATTTAAATATATTATCCCGCTGGGCATCTGCCTGGCGGTGGTAAGCTGTACGCCGGCTCTCGCGCCCTTGGCAGAAACTAAAGCTGTTCCGGAATCTTTCGGTAAGAGTACTGATACAGTCAATACATCAGCTATTCCTTGGAGAACTTATTTTAAGGATCCAAACTTGGTGAATTTGATTGATACTGCCTTGAAAAACAATCAGGAACTGCAAATCACTTTGCAGGAAATCGAAATTGCCAAAAATGATATCCGCGTAAAAAAAGGACTGTTGCTGCCACAAGTTGGAATAGGAGCAGGAGCAGGAATTGAAAAAGTAGGGCGTTATACCAGTCAAGGTGCTGGTGATGCTTCTACCGAAATCATGCCTGGCAAGGAAACGCCGGATCCATTGGGAGATTTTAAAATAGGCGCTTATGCAAACTGGGAAGTGGATGTTTGGAAAAAATTGCGCAATTCCAAGAAAGCAGCTGTTAGCCGTTATCTATCAACGGTTGAAGGGAAAAACTTTGTGATTACCAATCTTATTGCCGAGGTTGCCGAATCGTATTACGAGTTATTAGCCTTGGATAATCAGTTAGAGATTGTAAAACAGAATATCACTTTGCAGAGCAATGCTTTGGAAATAGTTAAAATTCAGAAAGAAGCGGCTAGAGCGACTGAATTGGCTGTTCAAAAATTTCAGGCCGAGGTTATGGCTTCCAAAAGCATGGAGTTTGATATTCTTCAGAACATAAAAGAAACGGAGAATAAAATCAACTTTTTGTTAGGACAGTATCCGCAGGAAATCAAGAGAGACAAAACTAATTTTGCAGATTTATTACCTTCTGAGGTTAAATCAGGTATTCCATCTCAATTGCTGGCCAATCGTCCCGATATCAAACAAGCCGAATTGGAACTTCAAGCAGCAAAACTAGATGTAAAAACGGCTCGTGCCGAGTTTTATCCTTCACTTGATATTTCGGCAGCAATTGGTTTTAATGCTTTTAAACCGTCTCTATTGTTTACGCTTCCTGAGTCGTTACTGTATTCATTGGCAGGAGATATCGCAGCGCCTTTGATTAACAGAAATGCCCTTAAAGCAGAATACAGCTCAGCCAATGCCAGACAAATTCAGGCTTTGTATAATTATGAGCGCACGATTCTAAATGCCTACATCGAAGTGGCCAATCAGCTTTCTAAAATCAGTAATTTAGAAAAAAGCTATGATTTAAAATCACAGCAAGTCGATGCGCTGAACCGTTCAATTGATGTAGCAGGCGATTTGTTCAAGTCTGCGAGAGTCGATTATTTTGAAGTTTTAATGACGCAGCGTGATGCTTTGGAATCCAAACTCGAATTGATTGAAACCAAAAAAGAACAGCTCAATGCTTCAGTTTATGTCTATAGAGACTTAGGCGGAGGCTGGAAATAATACCGTTCATCGATATTGCAGTACAACTTTATAATACCATTTTTTTAGTTGCCAAAAAGCCCTAAACATCTCAAAGTGTTTGGGGCTTTTTTATTTTTGTAATCAAATATCTAGGTATTTGAATCCATTTTTTGTTGCAGTTTTTTCGCTTCTTTATAATGATTTGTTAATAAAACAATTTGTTCTGAAGCCCATTCTTTAATATCATCATCAGTTGCTTCTTTAGAAATTTGAGTCATTTTATCAATTGCTTCGTTATGCCCTTCGGTCATCATATCAATAAATTTCTTATCAAAATCTGCACCAGATACTTTATTTAAACTATCATATTCTTTACGTCCCTCATCATTTATTGAAGTAGGAATCGTAATTGTTTTGTCGATTGCCAACATCTTTAAATCATTTAATGATTTTTTGTGATCTGCAAGTAAAGTCTCTGCGAATTTTTTTACGTCTTCACTTGATCCATTCATTAATTCCAGTTTTCCAATTTGGATTTCGGATAGTTTTATAGAAGTTGCATCGTGCAATAAAGTAGAATCTTTTTTTACTTTATTTTTAGCAACGTCTTTAGAGTTTTTAGTTTCATTTTTGCATGAATTCATTGTCAATAATAATAATCCAGCGCTTAAAATTATTTTACTTAAATTGAATATCTTTTTCATCTTTTCTATTTTTTAAAATTTAATAATAATCTTTTAAACAAAGTTATAGTAAGAAGATGCTTAAAGTTTTATAGTTTTTAGCTGAAATATTACATTATTAACAGTTTAAATTTAAAATGAAGAGTATTATAAAGGTGTACGCCCAAAGCGATTTGTTCAAGTCTGCCAGAGTCGATTATTTTGAAGTTTTAATGATACAGCGTGATGCTTTGGAGTCTAAACTCGAATTGATAGAAACCAAAAAAGAACAGCTCAATGCTTCAGTCTATGTCTATAGAGATTTAGGCGGAGGCTGGAAATAATACCGTTCATCGATATTGCAGTACAACTTTATAATACCATTTTTTTAGTTGCCAAAAGCCCTAAACATCTCAAAGTGTTTGGGGCTTTTTTTATGAAATCTAGTGTGATTTGATTTTTTTGGAGCAATATGTTTTGTAATCAACAATTTAGTTCTACTGTTTATGATCTGCGTTTATTTAATTTCCCAACATTTGATATACCTTGTTCTATCAGCCCAATATTTTTTGAACCGTCAATTTTAAGCTCTTGATTTTTTATGCTAGCTTTAATTTTTTCTTCCAAGATTTTGTTTCCATTAACTTTTAGAGCTAAATAAATATATAATTTAATCAAAGATGTTTGTTTCAATATACCCATGCTTAATATATCAATTACTTCATCAATATATTTATGATTTTGTTTCAGATTTAGGTCAATAAGAGAAAAGTAGAGTACTAACAATTTAAATTGATTTTCTTTTGATTTAGTTTTTAATATTTCTATTTTTTCAATTAATATTGTTTCTAAGTTATTTTGAACTAATGCATCATAAAAAAATGTTTGAACAACAATAGGTACAAATTGAGTGAGTAATTTCATTAAATCCTCTTCTGTAGTTTTTTCATTAATGTAGTTTAATTTATTTTCTTCTATTTCATCCATTAATTGAAACCCTAAAACACAAGAAGAATTAAGAATATAATCGAAAATTTCATCCTCAAGTTTTAAGTCTTTGAATTTGGAGTTTCTGAAAACTCTTGCTAAAATAAATAGCGATTTCTCCAAGTTTTCTGAGTTAGGCTCAATTTTTTCATAATATTTTTTTTGTTGCACTTCAGCAATCTTATTGTTGTCACCTAATATTTCTTCAAAAATTACATCTTGATTTTCTATAGATATTGGTTTAATATTATCTTTTAATAGTTTAGGTAATCTAAGATCAACACCAAGTTTATCTTGAATTATTAATTTAAAATGGTCATCAATTTTGTCTAAATTGTATTGATAGTTAACAGGATAGAAGATTTCTTTTGTCTTATTGTATATTTTTTTTACAAATTCAATGTCTCTACTATTAAAACCTGCACATATTTCAAATTCATTTCCGAAAGACAAGTAAAAGTGACCATCATCTATTACTTCGTCTCGAAAATCAATATTGTCTTTCATATAAAGTGCCAAAAAATATTCAAAAACACCATTAAGCCTGAATGTATATGAATCGGAATCAAGTTTTTTTAAAACTCCTTTTTCAATAATAATATCAACAATATTTTGGACCTCTATTACAAATTTTCTATTCTTCTTTTTGTATTCAGCTGTAAAATTTATGATGTCAACATAAGAAATTACATAGTTATCTGAATTATATTTAGCAACTAAATGATGAGCTAATTCACTTAAATAGCTTTTAAAGTCTTCAAAATCAATTTTATAAATGGACTCTTTTAAGGCAAAACTTTCCTTGTCTAATAGATTATCAATATATAATTCGATTAATTGAAAATTATTACGAAATGTTGCATCAGCATTTTTTTCAAAAATCCATATGAAAAGGGAAACTGTCCAATAATTTGAAGGAATATTTAATTGGGTAAAAACAGTATGAATTTTTTCAAGAAGTATTTCCCTGCTTTCTTCTGTCAGGTTAGGCCATTTATTCGTTAATGTTCTAATTTGAGTTCTACCTATGTCCCATATAAATTTATTATTAAAAAAAGTTCCATTGATTGTTTTGTTTGAAAAACCATTAAGTAAAGTTTCTTCAGCAGTAGCAATTATTGATGCGTTTTTATATTTAAATATATATTCATTTAAAGGGCTTAATATGAAATTTTCATTTTCATTAAAATTATCCAAAAGAATTTTTATATGATAATTTTCGGTTAGTTTCTCAGTATCACCAATACTTAATTCATAAAAATCTCTAATAGCTTTTATTACATCAATTTTGGATTCAGATTTTATTAATTCTTTACAATTTATATATATCGGAAGAACGTTGTTTATACTGAAATCGTTTAAACTTTCTAATAATATTTTATATAAAATAGCAGTTTTACCACTTTTATCTTTACCAAACAATATTTGATTATTTCTTGAATTAATTAAATCTAAAAGTGAATTTTTTTTAGATTTTGAAGTATTTTTCCCAATATGTGTCATTGAATTTGAGTCAATAATTGGATCAGTAAATAAATCTAAAAAGTTACTTTTATCTTTTTTGTCTGAATATGATAAAAATAAATCATTTGCTTTTTCAAGTTCTCGATTAAATTTTTTTCTTATTGTTTCTCTAAATTTATTTTCGTTTTGTTTTCTATCACTTACTGGAATTTGCCCATTCAGTGTTGTAGACGAATAGAAAACATCTTCATCTGATAGGTATAATTTGTTATTTATTTTCAATTTATAATTCTCTAAATCAATTTCAATAATCGAATATCCAATCTTTGATTTTCCATCTGAAGACAATGTGGCGGGTGAAGTACAGCTATACATCCCAATTTCAGGTACTACATGTATTGTATCTCTTTTTTTATGAGTATGCCCCGAAAACATAAGGTGATAATCTTTGAAAATAATATCCTCTAAAGATTGGGAATTCCAATATTTAAAATCAGACAAAGGATGATGTAATAATATAATGTTAAACCCATTTTCTTTTTTAATTAATTCATAAGCTGATTTTAGGAAATGAATCGGATATAAAAGATTCCCAGAGTCAGTATCTGAATTTATTGCTCTCCAAGCAGTGTTTATTGTTGTAATATTAATTGGTAAATTATTTTTACTTCTTTTATGAACAGTGAAAAGGGGTGTTAATACATCCTTATTCTCGTCTTTATAAAATTCACTCTGAAATTTCAAATAATTGTCAAAATTTTCTAAGCTAGCAATAAGTGACTTACTATCTTGTTTTAATACATATTGGTCCAATTCTTTGTTTTCTTTAATTTTATTTATCGAATCTTTTATATCATCAAGTTCTCTACCTCTATTTACATCATGATTTCCAGCACATATAATTATGTTTGATTTTCCTATATTTAAGAATTCAGATACTCTATCGATTAAGATTGTTTTTGCATCAATAAAGTCATTGTATGATTTTCCGCTATTAACCAAATCACCTGTAAAAAAAAGAAAATCAATTTCCCCTTTTTCCTTTTCAAGAGATTTAATCATAGCATCGACTAATCTATTTTGTATAGGTATAGCTCTTTTTTCATTTGAAAAATGAAAATCAGTTAGATGTAATA
Protein-coding sequences here:
- a CDS encoding metallophosphoesterase, which codes for MKKIKILHLTDFHFSNEKRAIPIQNRLVDAMIKSLEKEKGEIDFLFFTGDLVNSGKSYNDFIDAKTILIDRVSEFLNIGKSNIIICAGNHDVNRGRELDDIKDSINKIKENKELDQYVLKQDSKSLIASLENFDNYLKFQSEFYKDENKDVLTPLFTVHKRSKNNLPINITTINTAWRAINSDTDSGNLLYPIHFLKSAYELIKKENGFNIILLHHPLSDFKYWNSQSLEDIIFKDYHLMFSGHTHKKRDTIHVVPEIGMYSCTSPATLSSDGKSKIGYSIIEIDLENYKLKINNKLYLSDEDVFYSSTTLNGQIPVSDRKQNENKFRETIRKKFNRELEKANDLFLSYSDKKDKSNFLDLFTDPIIDSNSMTHIGKNTSKSKKNSLLDLINSRNNQILFGKDKSGKTAILYKILLESLNDFSINNVLPIYINCKELIKSESKIDVIKAIRDFYELSIGDTEKLTENYHIKILLDNFNENENFILSPLNEYIFKYKNASIIATAEETLLNGFSNKTINGTFFNNKFIWDIGRTQIRTLTNKWPNLTEESREILLEKIHTVFTQLNIPSNYWTVSLFIWIFEKNADATFRNNFQLIELYIDNLLDKESFALKESIYKIDFEDFKSYLSELAHHLVAKYNSDNYVISYVDIINFTAEYKKKNRKFVIEVQNIVDIIIEKGVLKKLDSDSYTFRLNGVFEYFLALYMKDNIDFRDEVIDDGHFYLSFGNEFEICAGFNSRDIEFVKKIYNKTKEIFYPVNYQYNLDKIDDHFKLIIQDKLGVDLRLPKLLKDNIKPISIENQDVIFEEILGDNNKIAEVQQKKYYEKIEPNSENLEKSLFILARVFRNSKFKDLKLEDEIFDYILNSSCVLGFQLMDEIEENKLNYINEKTTEEDLMKLLTQFVPIVVQTFFYDALVQNNLETILIEKIEILKTKSKENQFKLLVLYFSLIDLNLKQNHKYIDEVIDILSMGILKQTSLIKLYIYLALKVNGNKILEEKIKASIKNQELKIDGSKNIGLIEQGISNVGKLNKRRS
- a CDS encoding TolC family protein, which codes for MQYNKSFKYIIPLGICLAVVSCTPALAPLAETKAVPESFGKSTDTVNTSAIPWRTYFKDPNLVNLIDTALKNNQELQITLQEIEIAKNDIRVKKGLLLPQVGIGAGAGIEKVGRYTSQGAGDASTEIMPGKETPDPLGDFKIGAYANWEVDVWKKLRNSKKAAVSRYLSTVEGKNFVITNLIAEVAESYYELLALDNQLEIVKQNITLQSNALEIVKIQKEAARATELAVQKFQAEVMASKSMEFDILQNIKETENKINFLLGQYPQEIKRDKTNFADLLPSEVKSGIPSQLLANRPDIKQAELELQAAKLDVKTARAEFYPSLDISAAIGFNAFKPSLLFTLPESLLYSLAGDIAAPLINRNALKAEYSSANARQIQALYNYERTILNAYIEVANQLSKISNLEKSYDLKSQQVDALNRSIDVAGDLFKSARVDYFEVLMTQRDALESKLELIETKKEQLNASVYVYRDLGGGWK
- a CDS encoding DUF4142 domain-containing protein encodes the protein MKKIFNLSKIILSAGLLLLTMNSCKNETKNSKDVAKNKVKKDSTLLHDATSIKLSEIQIGKLELMNGSSEDVKKFAETLLADHKKSLNDLKMLAIDKTITIPTSINDEGRKEYDSLNKVSGADFDKKFIDMMTEGHNEAIDKMTQISKEATDDDIKEWASEQIVLLTNHYKEAKKLQQKMDSNT